In Hahella sp. KA22, one genomic interval encodes:
- a CDS encoding lasso peptide biosynthesis B2 protein, which translates to MTTRSILRIYHKLQTAWRLPRQEKLWLAFLFPYSALVRVMIWSLPFRRFAWILGRVTANHEALFHAPAEQQLLARRIGAVCRLVARYTPWECKCLAQAIMARTLLGFYKTPYVIHLGVLKESSSSGSLKAHAWLRVDDAIITGGADSESYVKASTYLPRVLSSE; encoded by the coding sequence GTGACAACTCGTTCTATACTGCGCATCTACCATAAACTCCAAACCGCGTGGCGACTTCCGCGTCAGGAGAAGCTGTGGCTGGCGTTTTTGTTTCCTTACAGCGCGCTGGTGCGTGTGATGATTTGGAGTTTACCGTTTCGACGTTTCGCCTGGATATTGGGGCGCGTGACTGCGAATCATGAGGCGCTGTTTCACGCCCCTGCGGAGCAGCAATTATTGGCGCGACGCATCGGCGCCGTCTGCCGTTTGGTCGCCCGCTATACGCCGTGGGAGTGCAAGTGTCTGGCGCAAGCGATTATGGCCAGGACGCTACTGGGGTTTTATAAGACGCCTTACGTCATCCACCTGGGCGTTCTTAAAGAAAGCAGTTCCAGCGGCAGTTTGAAAGCCCATGCCTGGCTCAGAGTCGATGACGCCATCATTACCGGCGGAGCGGACAGCGAGAGCTATGTGAAGGCTTCCACCTACCTGCCGCGCGTTTTATCATCCGAGTAA
- a CDS encoding ABC transporter substrate-binding protein: MFRSKTLKWRSLLLTFSLLAQSSLTIAADPAAGLRFITEESPPYNYTENGQLKGSSVDLLEAVLQIIGSKQTRKDIQVHPWARGYRMVLNEPNTMLFSTRRNPDREDLFRWVGPVATSPVVLMARKRRDFEVKQLSDLGDLSVVAVASDMGEQVLDAYHIPKDIRQTVSHPDIAARMLIFRRIHMWSYGQRTALWLLKQQGAKVEDYEPVWSFGSAGDLYFAFHKDTPEETIQLFQHVLDQLKNDPGDDGLSTYERVLKSYVE; encoded by the coding sequence ATGTTCAGATCAAAGACGTTGAAGTGGCGGAGCCTGCTCCTTACATTCTCACTCTTGGCGCAGTCAAGCCTGACCATTGCTGCGGACCCCGCCGCCGGGCTTCGGTTTATCACCGAAGAGTCGCCTCCCTATAACTACACCGAAAATGGCCAGCTCAAAGGAAGCTCCGTAGACTTGCTGGAAGCGGTGCTGCAAATTATCGGCTCAAAACAGACGCGCAAAGATATTCAGGTGCATCCTTGGGCGCGGGGATATCGCATGGTCTTGAATGAGCCCAATACTATGCTGTTCAGCACCCGTCGTAATCCAGACCGCGAAGACTTGTTCCGCTGGGTCGGCCCGGTCGCCACATCGCCGGTGGTGCTGATGGCGAGAAAACGTCGGGATTTTGAAGTAAAACAGTTATCGGACCTGGGCGACCTCTCCGTCGTCGCGGTCGCCAGCGATATGGGAGAGCAAGTGCTGGACGCCTACCATATTCCTAAAGATATCCGTCAGACTGTCTCGCATCCGGATATTGCCGCCCGCATGCTGATTTTTCGCCGCATCCACATGTGGTCCTATGGACAAAGAACCGCTCTGTGGCTGCTCAAACAACAAGGCGCCAAGGTGGAGGATTATGAACCGGTCTGGAGTTTTGGCTCGGCAGGCGACCTCTATTTCGCCTTCCACAAAGACACGCCCGAGGAGACGATCCAACTCTTTCAGCATGTCCTGGATCAGCTGAAAAATGACCCTGGCGATGATGGACTTTCAACCTACGAAAGAGTGTTGAAGTCCTACGTCGAATAA
- a CDS encoding ABC transporter substrate-binding protein, whose amino-acid sequence MARTRSVVLALLLILAGHTASAAETARIAIGEWPPYLPEELRHYGLAAHIAEVCFNAANVEVEVGFFPWNRVALFVENGLWDTSILWVKTEEREKIYLFSDVIFEGSAVFFYAKARPMQWRDYKDLVGLKFGGLMSASYPWFEAAKEQGINLEMEVVSDERLNFAKLLNGRINAFSLDKYVGLYILHKNFPQESNLITYHPTPIESWPYRLIFTKNPRGEKMRNAFNKGLKIVQENGLLEQLLDDAANGRYVAR is encoded by the coding sequence ATGGCGCGAACTCGTAGCGTAGTCCTGGCATTGTTGCTCATCCTCGCCGGGCATACCGCATCCGCCGCTGAGACGGCGCGCATCGCTATTGGCGAATGGCCGCCCTATCTCCCCGAAGAACTACGGCATTACGGCCTGGCGGCGCATATTGCGGAAGTCTGTTTCAATGCCGCGAATGTGGAGGTGGAAGTTGGCTTTTTCCCGTGGAACCGGGTGGCGTTGTTTGTGGAAAATGGACTTTGGGATACCTCTATTCTTTGGGTGAAAACCGAAGAACGGGAAAAAATTTACCTGTTTTCCGATGTGATCTTTGAAGGCTCCGCCGTGTTCTTTTACGCCAAAGCGCGGCCTATGCAGTGGCGTGACTACAAAGATCTTGTAGGACTCAAATTCGGCGGACTGATGAGCGCCAGCTACCCCTGGTTTGAAGCCGCCAAAGAGCAGGGAATTAATCTTGAAATGGAAGTCGTATCCGATGAGCGCCTCAATTTCGCCAAGCTGCTCAACGGCCGCATCAACGCCTTCTCCCTGGATAAATACGTCGGCCTGTATATCCTGCACAAAAACTTTCCCCAGGAATCCAATCTCATCACCTACCACCCGACCCCCATCGAATCCTGGCCTTATCGCCTTATCTTCACCAAAAATCCACGCGGAGAAAAAATGCGCAACGCCTTCAATAAGGGACTCAAAATAGTCCAGGAAAACGGCTTGCTGGAACAGCTGTTGGATGATGCGGCTAATGGGCGGTATGTTGCGCGTTAG
- a CDS encoding WD40 repeat domain-containing protein — protein sequence MSVKSGVKRFIGVGEQAEYLCAECANAENFKHCYWCDDCFVAADANCYWSIAGMLEIKREPKEFHFTRREIHLDLLNGRTLLDLEPLKNHPTDAILFTDDGGLWRVNLQNGESVQVATLPAEQIHPTGAITLKISPDNQFLAITSLLYRHADEGSSNKGLVLDLSSGEILMQLDAGDYHMEEADFPVAFSEHDGKTLLVCATDWNQLDIFDPRTGECLTPRHSDKPPEHDEDATFMSEWSGALAISPNGQRIATIGWVWHPVGVAYSWDLQHWLNHNPWEPDIGESKVMYASWDYFWSAPFFWIDEDRICIWGCQDLHTDYDVPLASAAIFDVKSGDQIKWFAGPTINAFYYDQYLFSTTEKGDAITIWDLESGALLYEFPCDLPVNYLPGSREFVCNEGDGVLALYGWSL from the coding sequence ATGTCAGTTAAAAGCGGCGTTAAACGCTTTATCGGAGTTGGAGAGCAAGCGGAATATCTTTGTGCGGAATGCGCCAATGCGGAAAACTTTAAACATTGCTATTGGTGCGATGACTGCTTTGTGGCGGCGGACGCCAATTGTTATTGGTCGATAGCAGGCATGCTGGAAATCAAAAGGGAACCGAAAGAATTCCATTTTACCCGGCGGGAAATTCATCTCGACTTACTAAACGGACGCACCCTTCTTGACCTTGAGCCGCTAAAGAACCATCCCACGGACGCCATTCTTTTCACCGACGATGGCGGATTGTGGCGCGTGAATCTCCAGAATGGCGAATCCGTCCAGGTCGCAACGTTGCCTGCTGAGCAGATCCATCCCACTGGGGCAATTACCCTGAAGATCAGTCCTGACAATCAGTTTCTGGCCATCACCTCTTTGCTATATCGGCATGCAGACGAAGGCTCTTCCAATAAAGGCTTAGTGCTGGACCTCAGCTCTGGCGAGATCCTCATGCAGCTTGACGCTGGCGACTACCATATGGAAGAAGCGGACTTCCCCGTTGCTTTTTCCGAACATGATGGGAAAACCTTATTAGTCTGCGCCACCGACTGGAATCAACTGGATATCTTCGACCCGAGAACGGGAGAATGCCTAACCCCACGCCATTCCGACAAGCCGCCAGAACATGATGAAGACGCTACCTTTATGAGTGAATGGAGCGGCGCCCTCGCTATCTCGCCGAACGGCCAACGCATCGCCACGATCGGCTGGGTATGGCACCCTGTTGGCGTCGCCTACAGCTGGGACTTGCAGCACTGGCTTAACCACAACCCCTGGGAACCGGACATCGGCGAATCCAAAGTCATGTACGCCAGCTGGGATTACTTCTGGTCCGCACCCTTTTTCTGGATCGACGAAGACCGCATCTGTATTTGGGGATGCCAGGACCTGCATACCGACTACGACGTCCCCCTCGCCAGCGCCGCCATCTTCGACGTCAAAAGCGGCGACCAAATCAAATGGTTCGCCGGCCCCACCATAAACGCCTTCTACTACGACCAATACCTGTTCTCAACCACGGAAAAAGGCGACGCCATCACCATCTGGGACCTGGAAAGCGGCGCACTGCTATATGAATTTCCTTGCGACCTTCCTGTTAACTATCTGCCGGGAAGTAGAGAATTTGTTTGTAATGAAGGCGATGGAGTGTTGGCGCTGTATGGGTGGAGTTTGTAG
- a CDS encoding metallophosphoesterase, translating into MSKNTKQYFAVFGDVHGRVALMYAASLLWQRETGIQLTGILQVGDMGAFPDPLNVDDATRQHAKVDPDELGFSQFCAHSQDAELFLKPANSPPTYFVRGNHEDFDYLSQFKSPAHVDKYGKINFIPDGHWVHLASHTTIGAFGGIPPVIETKRRGKKSKKTYKKSKLKSLNDPRLFTEEFARTAFNKENKLDILLTHAGPKCASLSEGSLLLTELTERIKPKIHIFGHHHKVIPPCEGPAGNILIGLEHFKFDSSKEKIIKGSWGILVLDGCSAEFTFIDSEDPFLSYINYFDYRSSLTL; encoded by the coding sequence ATGAGCAAAAATACAAAGCAATACTTTGCCGTCTTCGGGGATGTCCATGGAAGAGTCGCGTTAATGTATGCCGCGTCGCTATTATGGCAGAGAGAAACGGGAATTCAGCTCACAGGCATTCTGCAGGTGGGCGATATGGGCGCTTTCCCAGATCCCCTTAATGTCGACGACGCAACCAGACAGCACGCAAAAGTTGATCCTGATGAATTAGGCTTCAGTCAGTTCTGTGCACACAGCCAAGACGCAGAACTGTTCCTTAAGCCTGCTAACTCTCCTCCAACATACTTTGTCAGGGGTAATCACGAAGACTTTGATTATCTATCACAGTTTAAGTCTCCTGCACATGTAGACAAATATGGAAAAATAAACTTTATCCCTGATGGACATTGGGTACATCTGGCTTCGCACACTACAATTGGAGCATTTGGAGGAATCCCTCCTGTTATTGAAACAAAACGAAGAGGAAAAAAGAGCAAGAAGACCTATAAAAAGTCAAAATTAAAGTCGTTGAATGATCCAAGGCTTTTCACTGAAGAGTTTGCTAGAACAGCTTTCAATAAAGAAAACAAGCTGGATATTCTATTAACTCATGCAGGGCCTAAATGCGCTTCTCTTTCGGAAGGTTCACTTCTTTTGACAGAACTAACGGAAAGGATAAAGCCTAAAATTCATATCTTTGGGCACCACCACAAAGTCATTCCACCCTGTGAAGGGCCTGCAGGCAACATATTGATCGGGCTGGAGCACTTCAAGTTTGACTCGTCCAAGGAAAAAATTATTAAGGGTTCATGGGGCATACTCGTCTTGGACGGATGCTCAGCGGAGTTTACATTTATCGACAGTGAAGACCCTTTTCTTTCATACATAAATTACTTCGACTATAGAAGCTCCCTAACTTTATAA
- a CDS encoding efflux RND transporter periplasmic adaptor subunit, which yields MAKKTRRPAVVGVVIFVVLAAVGWNAQSWFEPEPVEYVTAPVEKRDIEQTVLATGVLEGAKQVAVGAQVTGQLKSMNVSVGDRVTKGQLLAEIDPVLQRNELNRAMAELKNAKASRRAREAMLRYYELEFKRQREMNAQAASSVSELENARAQLESAKADIEALEAQISQAEIQVETAKANLGFTKIVAPMDGVVIATKFEQGQTLVSTQEAPTLLILANLDTMTVKAQISEADVTKVKSGQEANFTVLGDPDRQYNGVLRTIKLAPDNISDNGSVSNSTTAVYYSGVLDAPNPDYSLRVAMTAQVSIIINRQPQTLSIPISALDPDQEISGAQHKVRVLVNGQPEDRTIETGIRDNVYVQVLSGLNDGDNVILGDSLSVPADGEASVVIGG from the coding sequence ATGGCAAAGAAAACGCGTCGTCCTGCTGTGGTGGGAGTGGTCATTTTTGTTGTTTTGGCCGCTGTCGGCTGGAACGCCCAGAGTTGGTTCGAGCCTGAGCCCGTTGAATACGTCACTGCCCCTGTGGAAAAGCGGGATATAGAGCAAACGGTGCTGGCCACCGGCGTCCTGGAAGGCGCCAAGCAAGTGGCGGTGGGCGCTCAGGTTACCGGACAGTTGAAGTCAATGAATGTGTCCGTCGGCGATAGAGTGACCAAAGGTCAACTGCTGGCGGAAATCGATCCGGTTTTGCAGCGTAATGAGTTGAACCGCGCCATGGCGGAATTGAAAAACGCCAAGGCGTCGCGGCGCGCCCGTGAGGCCATGCTGCGTTACTACGAGCTGGAGTTTAAACGCCAGCGTGAAATGAACGCGCAGGCGGCGTCGTCCGTGTCCGAACTGGAAAACGCACGCGCCCAGCTGGAAAGCGCGAAGGCCGACATTGAAGCGCTGGAGGCCCAGATCAGTCAGGCGGAAATCCAGGTTGAAACCGCGAAGGCTAATCTCGGATTCACCAAGATCGTGGCGCCGATGGACGGCGTGGTGATCGCCACTAAATTCGAGCAGGGACAGACCCTGGTATCGACCCAGGAGGCGCCGACGCTGCTGATTCTCGCCAACCTGGATACGATGACGGTGAAGGCGCAAATATCCGAGGCGGACGTCACCAAAGTGAAGTCCGGTCAGGAAGCGAACTTCACGGTTCTGGGCGATCCAGATCGTCAATATAATGGCGTCCTGCGCACCATCAAGCTGGCCCCGGACAATATTTCCGATAACGGCTCCGTCAGTAATTCCACCACCGCCGTCTACTACAGTGGCGTGTTGGACGCGCCCAATCCTGATTACTCCCTGCGAGTAGCCATGACGGCGCAAGTGTCCATCATTATTAACAGGCAGCCACAAACGCTGAGCATTCCCATTTCGGCGTTAGATCCCGATCAAGAGATCAGCGGCGCGCAACATAAAGTACGTGTGCTGGTGAACGGCCAGCCGGAAGACAGAACGATTGAAACCGGCATCCGCGACAACGTATATGTGCAAGTGCTGTCTGGCCTGAATGATGGCGACAATGTGATCCTCGGCGACAGCCTGTCGGTTCCGGCTGATGGTGAAGCCTCTGTCGTAATTGGGGGCTGA
- a CDS encoding pre-peptidase C-terminal domain-containing protein, with product MNKNTLKRAITFSVSTLALSVSAVTLADVSGQDAQYVRDYLERFHANPAAVMDEVPVKEAANGDLAMPVFSDEAILSGDFVEDKDELRRDLLNGSRSNGFMMMRSMELSNDNAARLVDNGDQLIGNVHAMDNANLTKASLASQPWSDDYWGLYKGALGIRYADPKLSESWPSNWYDHWIFATSTHKPQEYIDAGEIDNLSPSEKYDLLVGDSNFTLTQKMWESGKGYWDRYGSVEAWMGLCHGWAPAAYMLPRPSSSITVKSAEGKDIKFFPSDIKALGTLLWAEASPGVRFIGGRCNSKDPGKDENGRILDQACFDSNPGSWHKAVVNQIGVSKRSFVIDATFDYEVWNQPVLKYEYTYFNPQTGASYNTAQEAVIAMSDYTQDKFSKYRAQEAKQVVGVQMKLTYIVETSPTHRDKDYPSYDRTYTVRYVYDLELDSNGDIIGGEWYNNRHPDFLWTPGPGAHAVSYYNPTGSTSETKTEQKAGVIEQNKWAFYGPFTTTGSFKVTMTGDSDADLYVNKGAQPSDTAYQCRPYLEGSSEECSANEAGTYYVGVKGYNNSSNYNLNIQYTQGGSGWTKGQPIPSSWKTNAKNAAGYSQPLTTIVEQLFNWSAE from the coding sequence GTGAACAAAAACACGCTTAAACGGGCTATTACATTTTCTGTCTCCACTCTGGCGCTGAGCGTCTCGGCCGTCACCTTGGCCGACGTTTCCGGTCAGGACGCGCAATACGTTCGCGACTATCTGGAGCGTTTCCACGCCAACCCTGCCGCAGTCATGGACGAAGTGCCTGTCAAAGAAGCCGCCAACGGCGATCTGGCTATGCCAGTATTCAGCGACGAAGCAATTCTCTCCGGCGACTTCGTAGAAGATAAGGATGAACTGCGCAGAGACTTGTTGAATGGCTCCCGCAGCAATGGCTTCATGATGATGCGCTCCATGGAGCTCAGCAACGACAATGCTGCGCGTCTGGTGGACAATGGCGATCAACTGATCGGCAACGTTCACGCAATGGACAACGCGAACCTGACTAAAGCCTCCCTGGCCAGCCAGCCTTGGTCCGATGACTACTGGGGTCTTTACAAAGGCGCGCTGGGCATTCGCTACGCCGATCCCAAACTGAGTGAATCCTGGCCGTCCAACTGGTACGACCACTGGATTTTCGCCACCAGCACTCACAAGCCGCAAGAATATATCGACGCAGGCGAAATCGATAACCTGTCTCCGTCTGAAAAGTACGACTTGCTGGTGGGCGACTCCAACTTCACCCTGACTCAGAAAATGTGGGAGTCCGGTAAAGGCTACTGGGATCGTTACGGTTCCGTTGAAGCTTGGATGGGGCTGTGTCACGGTTGGGCGCCTGCCGCCTATATGTTGCCGCGTCCTTCCAGCTCCATCACTGTTAAGTCGGCAGAAGGCAAGGACATCAAGTTCTTCCCATCCGACATCAAAGCGTTGGGTACATTGTTGTGGGCGGAAGCGTCTCCAGGCGTACGTTTCATCGGCGGACGTTGTAACTCCAAAGATCCCGGCAAAGATGAAAACGGCCGTATCCTGGATCAAGCCTGTTTCGACAGCAACCCAGGCAGTTGGCACAAAGCGGTGGTCAACCAGATTGGCGTAAGCAAGCGCAGCTTCGTTATCGACGCGACATTCGACTATGAAGTATGGAACCAGCCAGTATTGAAGTACGAATATACTTACTTCAACCCGCAAACTGGCGCTTCCTACAACACTGCGCAAGAAGCGGTTATCGCCATGAGCGACTACACCCAGGACAAGTTCTCCAAGTATCGCGCTCAGGAAGCGAAGCAAGTCGTCGGCGTTCAGATGAAGCTGACTTACATCGTGGAAACCAGCCCGACTCACAGAGACAAAGACTATCCGTCATACGACCGTACTTACACCGTTCGTTACGTATATGACCTGGAGTTGGATTCCAACGGCGACATCATCGGCGGCGAGTGGTACAACAACCGTCACCCTGACTTCCTGTGGACGCCTGGACCTGGCGCGCACGCTGTCTCTTACTACAATCCGACTGGCTCCACCAGCGAGACCAAGACAGAGCAAAAAGCAGGCGTAATCGAGCAGAACAAGTGGGCGTTCTACGGTCCGTTCACCACTACTGGCTCCTTCAAAGTCACCATGACTGGCGACAGCGATGCCGACCTGTACGTGAACAAAGGCGCTCAGCCAAGCGATACCGCCTATCAGTGCCGTCCATACCTGGAAGGCTCTAGCGAGGAGTGTTCTGCAAACGAAGCTGGAACTTACTACGTTGGCGTTAAAGGCTACAACAACAGTTCCAACTACAACCTGAACATTCAATACACCCAGGGCGGCTCTGGCTGGACGAAAGGACAACCTATTCCTTCCAGCTGGAAAACCAACGCGAAAAATGCGGCAGGTTACAGCCAGCCTCTGACCACTATCGTTGAACAACTGTTCAACTGGTCTGCGGAGTAA